A part of Lacerta agilis isolate rLacAgi1 chromosome 7, rLacAgi1.pri, whole genome shotgun sequence genomic DNA contains:
- the VCPIP1 gene encoding deubiquitinating protein VCIP135, whose amino-acid sequence MSQPPQQHPPQQEQQPVAAPVSKKRDRRIFSGTCPDPKCQARLFFPAHGPLSSGSIECTDCGQRHEQRQLLAVEEVTDPDLVLHNLLRNALLGVSGAGPPRKNTELVKVMGLSNYHCKLLSPILARYGMDKQTGKAKLLTEMNQGDIFDCALLGDRAFLIEPEHVDTVGYGKDRSGSLLYLHDTLEDIKKANNSQECLIPVHVDGDGHCLVHAISRALVGRELFWHALRENLKKHFRENLSRYKALFHDFIDAAEWEDIINECDPLFVPPEGVPMGLRNIHIFGLANVLHRPIILLDSLSGMRSSGDYSATFLPGLIPEEKCMGKDGMLNKPLCIAWSSSGRNHYIPLVGIKGAALPQLPMKLLPKAWGVPQDLIKKYIKLEDDGSCVIGGDRSLQDKYLMRLVAAMEEVFMDKHGIHPSLVADVHQYFYRRTGVIGVQPEDVTAAAKKAVVDNRLHKCLICGALSELHVAPEWLAPGGKLYNLAKSTHGQLRPDKNYSFPLNNLVCAYNPVKDVLVPDYNLSNLTVCNWCHGTLVRRVRNDGSVVYLDGDRTNTRSTGGKCGCGFKHYWEDKEYDNLPEAFPITLEWGGRVVRETVYWFQYESDPSLNSNVYDVAMKLVTKHFPGEFGSEILVQKVVNTILHQTAKKNPDDYTPVNIDGAHARRVDDVQQGQDLESQLPTKIILTGQKTKTLHREELNMSKTERTIQQNIAEQAPIMQKRKTEKLKQAQKVPPRTSSPGVVPDGPSSAPATPTKTPYSPTSTKEKKIRITTNDGRQAMLTLKSTTTFLELQESIAREFNIPPHLQCIRVGFPPKELLPPKEGQENEPVPLLHGDRVTIEILKGKEESSQTASVHSAHAVKLDDVAVTSKIASKEIQEQIDKEMYSLCLLATFMGEDVWSYAKGLPHLFHQGGVFYNIMKKTMGLADGRHCTFPHLPGKTFVYNAAEDRVELCVDVAGHFPVGSDVEDLVKEALSQVRAEASSRSREASPSHGLLKLGSGGVVKKKSEQLHNITAFQGKGHSLGSAAGSQSLHQRAREAPLLRKQSTSTDFSPSSAKSESSVYTSDSGNSELIRIAPGVGTMRDSRQLDPNLIEAQRKKLQEMVSSIQASMDRHMRDQNTEQSATQDFSQRKLEAASSSIKTRSPQTGLSESFSLSSGSGHLNAETTGSNMSNAVGTTFSTRSKTQKGNSVEEPEEMDSQDAEITNTSEPMDHS is encoded by the exons ATGTCTCAGCCGCCTCAGCAACATCCGcctcagcaggagcagcagccggTGGCCGCGCCGGTCTCGAAGAAGAGGGACCGGAGGATCTTCTCGGGGACTTGCCCGGATCCCAAGTGCCAGGCGCGGCTGTTCTTCCCGGCGCACGGGCCTCTGAGCAGCGGGAGCATCGAGTGCACGGACTGCGGGCAGCGCCATGAGCAGCGGCAACTGCTGGCGGTGGAGGAGGTGACGGACCCGGACTTGGTGCTGCACAACTTGCTGCGGAACGCTCTGCTGGGGGTGAGCGGGGCGGGCCCCCCCAGGAAGAACACTGAGTTGGTGAAAGTCATGGGCCTGTCCAACTACCACTGCAAGCTGCTGTCTCCCATCTTGGCCCGCTATGGCATGGACAAGCAGACGGGCAAGGCCAAGCTCCTGACCGAGATGAACCAGGGGGATATCTTTGACTGCGCTCTTCTGGGCGACCGTGCCTTCCTCATTGAGCCTGAGCATGTCGACACGGTAGGGTATGGTAAAGACCGCTCCGGCAGCCTTCTCTACTTGCACGACACCTTGGAGGATATCAAGAAGGCCAACAACAGCCAGGAGTGCCTCATCCCGGTCCACGTGGATGGGGATGGCCATTGCTTGGTGCACGCAATCTCCCGGGCATTGGTGGGCAGGGAGCTTTTCTGGCACGCTTTGCGGGAAAACCTCAAGAAGCACTTTAGGGAGAATCTCAGCCGCTACAAAGCCCTCTTTCATGACTTCATTGATGCGGCAGAATGGGAAGACATCATAAACGAATGTGATCCTTTGTTTGTTCCTCCAGAGGGTGTACCGATGGGCCTTCGAAACATCCACATCTTTGGATTGGCCAATGTGCTGCACCGGCCCATCATCCTCTTGGATTCCCTGAGCGGAATGCGTAGTTCAGGAGACTACTCTGCCACTTTTCTACCTGGATTGATACCAGAAGAAAAATGCATGGGAAAAGATGGCATGTTGAACAAACCTCTCTGTATTGCCTGGAGTAGTTCTGGCCGTAACCATTATATTCCTCTGGTTGGGATAAAAGGTGCTGCTTTGCCTCAATTGCCTATGAAATTACTTCCTAAAGCTTGGGGAGTACCTCAGGACCTTATTAAAAAATACATCAAATTGGAAGATGATGGTAGTTGTGTGATTGGGGGTGACAGAAGTTTGCAAGACAAATATTTGATGAGGTTGGTTGCTGCCATGGAAGAGGTTTTCATGGATAAGCATGGCATTCATCCCAGTTTAGTAGCTGATGTACATCAGTATTTCTATAGAAGGACTGGTGTAATAGGAGTTCAGCCTGAAGATGTCACAGCAGCTGCTAAAAAGGCAGTGGTGGACAACCGCCTTCACAAGTGTCTCATTTGTGGTGCCCTTTCAGAACTTCATGTTGCTCCTGAGTGGTTGGCTCCTGGAGGGAAACTCTATAATTTGGCAAAAAGTACGCATGGCCAGCTAAGGCCTGATAAAAATTATAGTTTCCCTCTTAACAATTTGGTATGTGCCTATAATCCAGTTAAGGATGTACTTGTACCTGATTATAACTTGAGTAATTTGACTGTCTGTAACTGGTGCCATGGAACATTGGTGCGTCGTGTCAGAAATGATGGTTCTGTTGTGTATTTGGATGGGGACAGAACTAATACCAGATCGACAGGCGGTAAATGTGGTTGTGGATTCAAGCATTATTGGGAAGATAAGGAATATGACAATCTCCCTGAAGCTTTCCCAATTACTCTAGAGTGGGGTGGGAGAGTGGTGAGAGAGACGGTATACTGGTTTCAGTATGAAAGTGATCCTTCTCTGAACAGCAATGTGTATGATGTTGCAATGAAACTTGTTACCAAGCATTTTCCTGGAGAATTTGGCAGTGAGATTCTTGTCCAGAAAGTTGTCAATACCATTCTACATCAAACAGCCAAAAAGAACCCTGATGATTATACGCCTGTAAACATTGATGGTGCTCATGCCCGAAGAGTTGATGATGTGCAGCAAGGGCAAGACTTGGAATCTCAACTTCCAACCAAAATTATTCTTACTGgtcagaaaacaaaaacattgcaCAGGGAAGAGCTAAATATGAGTAAAACTGAAAGAACTATTCAGCAAAACATTGCAGAACAGGCACCTATAATGCAGAAACGCAAAACAGAAAAATTGAAACAAGCACAAAAAGTGCCACCTAGAACATCTTCTCCAGGTGTTGTTCCTGATGGGCCATCTTCTGCACCTGCTACACCTACAAAGACTCCTTATTCCCCAACATctacaaaagagaagaaaatacgCATAACAACAAATGATGGGCGGCAGGCCATGCTCACTTTGAAATCCACAACCACATTTCTAGAACTGCAAGAAAGCATCGCTAGAGAATTTAATATTCCTCCCCATTTGCAATGTATTAGAGTTGGCTTTCCTCCCAAAGAGCTTTTGCCACCCAAAGAAGGGCAGGAAAATGAACCTGTTCCTCTACTGCATGGTGACAGAGTAACTATAGAGATTCtcaaaggaaaggaggagagcaGCCAGACCGCTTCAGTTCACTCGGCCCATGCTGTGAAACTTGATGATGTTGCTGTTACTAGTAAAATTGCTTCCAAGGAAATCCAAGAACAAATCGACAAGGAAATGTACTCTCTGTGTCTTCTAGCAACATTTATGG GAGAAGATGTCTGGTCTTATGCAAAAGGACTTCCTCACTTGTTCCATCAGGGTGGTGTGTTCTACAATATAATGAAGAAAACAATGG GTCTGGCTGATGGTAGGCATTGTACTTTCCCACACTTGCCTGGCAAGACCTTTGTGTACAATGCAGCAGAAGATAGAGTGGAACTTTGTGTGGATGTTGCTGGGCACTTTCCTGTGGGCTCCGATGTTGAAGACTTGGTTAAAGAGGCCCTAAGCCAAGTGCGAGCAGAAGCTTCTTCAAGAAGCCGGGAAGCAAGTCCTTCACATGGACTCCTAAAGTTAGGTAGTGGTGGCGTAGTTAAAAAGAAGTCAGAGCAACTTCACAATATAACAGCGTTTCAAGGGAAAGGCCATTCTTTAGGAAGTGCAGCTGGTAGCCAATCACTTCATCAAAGAGCTAGGGAAGCTCCACTGTTAAGAAAGCAAAGCACAAGCACAGACTTCAGTCCAAGTTCTGCTAAATCTGAGTCTTCAGTGTACACAAGTGATTCTGGAAACAGTGAGCTAATACGGATAGCTCCTGGAGTAGGAACCATGAGAGACAGCAGGCAGCTTGATCCTAATTTGATTGAGGCACAACGAAAAAAATTGCAGGAAATGGTTTCTTCGATTCAGGCTTCAATGGACAGACACATGCGGGATCAGAATACAGAGCAGTCGGCGACACAAGACTTCTCTCAAAGGAAACTGGAAGCCGCAAGTTCATCTATTAAAACAAGGAGCCCTCAGACTGGTTTGTCTGAATCCTTTTCTTTATCAAGTGGCAGCGGACATCTGAATGCAGAAACAACTGGCAGTAACATGTCAAATGCAGTGGGAACAACATTCTCCACAAGATCAAAAACACAGAAGGGAAATTCTGTGGAAGAGCCTGAAGAGATGGATAGTCAAGATGCAGAAATCACTAATACATCTGAGCCAATGGATCATTCATGA